A segment of the Arachis hypogaea cultivar Tifrunner chromosome 5, arahy.Tifrunner.gnm2.J5K5, whole genome shotgun sequence genome:
TTAACTAATCTTAGCTCGGACATATCAATAGTGAATACTTATTCTTTGACTTGGAACAACTGATCCAAATTTagaaaattagtaaatttttgtCCAGTATTAAAAAAACACAACCAAAATCTTTTTGTAATACCTCTTTTTCTCAAATCTTTgcttgtaaaaatattttaaattctaacaatcaatcatcaatgttctagaattaaagaaaaaacttatattagtaattattagtggattaatttaGTTATGTtctgaaataaaatattattagccAAATTTAACGGTGAGAAAACATTGAACCTGTTCAAAATTTTTTGGAATGGAAAGAAACGTTAATAACGAAATTAGGACTTTTCTGAAGCATTGGAGACGAATATAATATTTTAGCATAATTATTACAATATACAAAAAGAATAATCTTTCTCTATGTTCCCTATCTATAATCCTTTGAATCCTATGATACAAACTGCACAGATCCATGCATTTAATCCATAAAATCAATGGCAATcctaaagcaaacttttggttcAAAGAGGTGTTTCAGAGATACTTAATGTTtggtaaattatttttgttttaaaaaaaatgtgacaaACATAGACAGAAACAAATGATATCTTTGAGATAAAATTTGTCTAATTTTCTATGTATTGTTGTGTATGAAAAGTGTTAGAAGGATCTCTTAAGATTCTTGAAATCGGAGTCAATGCATTCCAATTCAGCCCTATAAGGATTCATCAACTTGAGAAGCTCAGTGGCTTTTTCCTTTGTGGAATCACCACAACCAACCTGCAAAACCAAGAGAAGCTTCTGGAATGCACCAACTTGAAGAGCCTCAACAAGAACCTTCCCTTCTTCATCACCTCTTTCTCCAAATTTGCACATCTTCCATATTGCAGACACAGAGTAATCAGTGCTGAGTGAAGAAATCCTCAGAACCTTCTTCACCAAAACAGGAATAGTTAGATCATTCCCAAGAGAACTTTCTCTCCCTTTCTCACTGCTACAAAGACAATCAAAGATTGCCAAAGCCTTCTCACAAATGCTCTTTTCTGAATCAATTAGGACTCCCAAAAGGGTATTCACAAATCCCAACTCCACAAATGaaatcttcatcttctcaccacaTTCAGATTTTGATGATGAAACCATGTACCAGATCACCCTCAGTGAGTTCTTTGTTATTGTTGGACTAATTCTCTTGTTgaccaattccaccaagagttcGTTGACTCCTTCAATCTTTGAAAGTGCCTCAACATTATTACTGTCACCAAAGGAGAGAAGCTCCTTCAATGCAACAATGGATTTTTCTTTTCCAGGGAGGTCTTGGTGCTTCAAGAACCAAACCATACAGCTCAATGATGCAATGGACCCCAATGATTTCTGAGCCTCCAATTGAAGTGGGAACATCCATTTCAGTGCTGAAAGGATCTCATCAAGAACACCCACATTTCTCTCAACCGAATCACCTGCACAAATAAGAATCCATGTTGGTCATGTAACTTGAaaaagatgaatttaattttgatgcgaAAAGTAGTTCTACACATGCATCCAATTACATAACATCACATCAGAAAAAATGACTACTTTTTATATTGACCAAGTGAATGGTCGTTTGAAATAACAAATGTGATTACACCACCACgacaaaatattttatactgGCATGAAAATTAAACTCATGAAAAGATATTAAATGAAGTGCTAGTATTAATGCATGAAAGGGTTTATTTTATTTACCTGCAAATGAATCAAATGATGAGGCCAATGCAGCTGGTGCTCCATTATCAACTATAATCCTCTTATTTCTTTCACTCTCAGCACCCCATCTCTCCATCTTCTGAATCAATTCAAGGCAAGTAAACTGTTCCAAGCGCAGTGAAGATTCCTTAAGTTGCATAAGAAGATCAGAGACATCGGTTGGGCTAATTGGGATCCTTGGTGTTGGGATCCTCTCAACACCATGCTGCCTATTCTCCACACACCAATCTTGGATCATCATCCTCAGAGAATGGTTTGGGATCATGTCAAAGTTCTTCACAATCTGGTTTGTGACAGGGCACTTGAAATTCCCATCATCAAACCATCTTTCAACGCTTTCTCTGTCGTATGTTATGCCGGTTGATAATGTCACAGGATCTTTCATTAGGTCTAAGGAAATTGGGCACCTGAAATGGTTTGGAATCACTAGCTCCATGCTTGGTTTTCCATTAGCCTTGTGATTGTTGTTCTTCCTCCTTCTACTCCAACCTAGCACCATCTCAAAGGGTTCAAACACAACCAACTTGATAATAGAAATCAAGCTAGAAATAGTAGTAGCAATGGtgcttctttgttttttttattggttCTGTGCTATTTGATGATCAAAGTTTGAAACTTTGTAAGAAAATTTTGATGGGTCTTGCAATTTGCGATAGTTGGTgtttctctctctgtctctctctttatatatacTCACCTGTAGATATATCATATATGTCATGTATCtcatgtgtgtgtgttttttggtAGCTATATAAGTTGAGAGTCATGGGTCTTTGCTTTCATACAATGTGTGTTCAAAGGTTAGACCATAACCCAAAAGAACAGAAAAGAATTAAGAAATATTCTAACCAGAAGCATTCAAATTGAAGAAGAGTAAGACACATAatggatattttttatatatattttggttagttttaatttaagaatttaattttaatacatattcaattagatattattatgtaaaaaaaatattttttatattaacgatataaataatcatttaaaagaatatatatatgattaaacaataatataaaacTCATCAATTAAACTCTTAATTTGTAATAGTtagtatgtgtgtgtgtgagatGATATGATTTTGAATATTGACCATTGAAGATAAAGAGTTGAAAAAAATGGAGACTTGTAACCGTCAAAGGGGACGGAAGGGGAATGGGTAAAACGATTAAACAAATATGAATCCAAATACGTTAGTTTTGTTATTTTGGGGTGTGTTTGGAGTTTAGACTAAGTGACACACGCTTTCCGCTATTGAATAAGATCAACACAAACACGTACTTATGCATATTTTATTACACGCCATGGCATATTGGCAACATGCCCCTCCctctcccttttctctcttttgcttttttagtttgattttttttatatagactTTGGACTTTTTGATATATACTATACTATATATACTTTAATTTGAAGTATTCGTAACAACCCTAGCATAGATAGGTGTGTCATCATTCatcaataaaaagttaaaaacaaatttatttttttacggTTAATTATTAAGACTTAGGGAGCGTTTAATTACGATGTACATTATagtgtaaaattttttatataactaTTTTGAGGAGTAAATGATTTGTAACTTCGCTatgaatcatcatcatcaaacctGATAATTATTCATCATGAATTCATGATCTAAATGACTTATGAAGAGATATAAAGTTACAGAAATATTTAATGTTgacaattaatgaatactaaataaagtaaattttgactttttttttctctctagcaTTATCCTAAAGTTATTTAACGATTAATGATACTTTGTTACAACGTAGGTAAAAGAATcttaaaaagaattaattttgttttaaacttttaatacgTGATTACAATAGGAAATTTGATTGCTTAATAAAATGGTCATGTTATTATATATTCAATATCCCTATTAGTTTCTTTGATGGCGAGGAAGTAGAAGGCAGGACACTTTCAATAATGGATTTCACATTCTAatattctattattatttattcaattgtgcttttatatatattaatatttatgtaaattgAGCATAAGTGCTTATGAATAATAAATTTGTGTTCTATATCTGTATATCATATGAAGAACTTTTTggtgtgttttttattttatgacgTGATATCCTTAACGTGTATATCATTTTTGGAGTTTTAATTTGATGGCGAATGCCAATATGCttgaaaaaaaagtaaagagcTAAATGCTTTTTGAATTTTaacacttaaattttaaattttaaattctaaattttatattttaaattttaaatttgagttatcaatataaatataataaatagaaaattaagatttatttaattaataatagcGTATTACGTCTtccttaataaaaaatatttaaaaataatcttaataatttgataaaatggTTGATCTTTATAAAAATGAAAACTCTTTTATACTGCATCAAAAATTAATATATGTTTGGATGAGTAATAACAAGCAACTTCATCTGCCATATGCAAAAGATGAAAGcacaattttatttataaaagaatGTATTACTACTTATtagggattttttatttaaataaataaaataaatctaataattagtaaaataaataatttaaaaaatatttatcgatttaaatattttagtcttatctcgtttacagtgtaaatgagataagacagGTCAGTTGAACCACAgatatcttgtttacagtgtaaacgagatagacCTGTAAATGAGATAAGGTCGTACTGCGTCTATAAGTATAAGTCGTTTACAGCATGTCTCTAAGCTCCATTTTGACTTAGTCAAcctctttctcccttttttttaccCTTTCCTACCATATTTAAGACTGATACGGTGATGGCACGCCAGGCAGGAAATGACGGAGACATCAACAGACTGAACGAGACGTCACATTACGTCGGGACTGCCGACTTCGAGGTTAGTTGTGTTCTGTTTGGTTAATCTAAGTATGTGGACATTGTTAGGGTAGTTCCATAGTGACAAGAACAGAAGAACTGAGTAAAATGCTTTAGAAATTGGTCTGTAGGATGAATTTAGAACTGTATTTTCTTGTGTAAGATTGTTATGACTTAATTAGGATTTGCTTACTAGCATATGTAATTTAGAGACATGTGTAGACTAGAAACACGGAAGTATGTTCTTAAGTAGAAGTAGCTCTATGTTCTTAAGTAGACTACAAAAATTTATGATTATCTCTttataagttaattttttttattccgcAAAGTCCTCGCCTTCTACTGCCCCGATGAGTCAGCCATACGCTTCCTCTACCGGACGCCATCGTCCCATATCTAGCTGAGGTCAGATTCGGCGACACGGTACCCCTCAGGGACTTCACTTTTAACAATTCCCTGATTTCGGCACTCGTGAAGCGATGGCGTCtagagacgcacacgtttcatctccCATGGGGTGAGGTCACTATCACCCTGCAAGACGTGGCGTACCATCTAAGCCTATGCGCACACGAGAACCCCGCTAGGGGGTGCCTTCGTGACTTCGGTAGGTGGTACCACATGGAGACGTGGGCCATGGTGGAGCAGCTGCTTGGCGCTAGGCCTCCGGTGGCGGCACAACAGGCTGCGTAGAGGAAGTCCTTCACGCTGAAGTTAGTGTGGTTGCGTGATCGTGTCCGCCAGATGCCCTCGACCGACGACTCGGAGACCCTCTGACAGTACGCCAGGTGCTATATTATGTTACTGATCAGAGGGTATCTGTTGACAGACAAGTCCAACAATCTCGTGCACATACGTTGGCTACCGCTTCTCTGGGACTTCGCGGAGTGTAGGGCGTTATCTTGGGGATCGGCTGTGCTGGTCTGGACGTACCAGTCACCCTATTTGGTGGCACAACGGGACGTCACAGACATCACCGGTTGCACTCCGCTTTTGATGAGCTGGATTTATCAGAGATTTTCTCATTGGTGTCCACCAGATAGAGGAATCTACTAGTATCCGCTAGCTGCGAGGTaaccaaatattattttttatttgcattaaatattGTTGTCAATTCATATGGTTCGTTACTTAACGAATCGTATATATCTCCGTTACTATCAGGCTTGTTGGATTGCAGCAGCAAAGTAAGGATCAACATCAGGCCAGGGTCCTGCATTGGAGGGTTTCGATCGACCAGTTACGGTTCGATAAGGTTAGTCATGAAATAAAATAGATTGTGATTTTAAATACTTGCTGTGTTGTATTACGGTATGTTTTTGACAGTTAGATAGATAGCGTATGGTTACTAATGTCGGACATATTTTTTATTCAGTTTGCATGGAGAGTCTACGATGACCCTGCGATGCATGTCCTGTGCCTTCACTGGTTCCGTGAGGAGGAGGAGTGAGGTACCTGGTTGTCGGCCGTCCTGCTGGTCTGCTTCAACATTGTCTGATTTCACCTTTGATCGGGTGAAACGGCAGTTCAATGGGGAGCAGTAGGTACCAGGCACTCCAGTCAATCTTGACAAGCATGAATGGTGGAAAGCTCCACCTCTGCGAAAAGCTCCATTACCTGCTCCACTATAATCCTCCCATGGATGTCGAATATCAGTCGCACATGCTCGTCCCCTTGAAGTCGGAATAGTCGAAATTGGAAGACTCCGTTACACATGGGTGCCAGCAATCTATACGCCACCCTTCCGATTTCCCTCGCTTGTATACCACCGAacttgctcaatatcaaactctatCCGACAAACGTTTCCACACGCTGAGTGCGAAACAATATCGGATCCTCACACTCAAATGTCATACCGTTGTCATCATTTCTCAGACGACAATTGGGATATACAAGCACAACGATGTATGGACTATTACTGGCCATTTATGCCTTGTATCCGTGAAAAATATGGGACACAAAAAGGATAGAAAAAATTTGTGAAGAATACTAAGAGTTAAACATCCTTTTATAGCTGTTACGATTGTCTTCTATATATCTTATTTACATTGTAAATGAGATAGTCGTAATTCAGacgtgtcttatctcgtttacaatataaATGAGATAAGACTAAAGTATTTAAatcggtaaatattttttaaattatttattttagtaattattagatttattttatatatttaaataaaaaatccgctTATTAGAGGGGAAAATACCTTAAATGTCCCATTTCCCAAAAATGTGAGAGTATTATTACTATTATCTCCCATAGTTTTTGTTCACtcataaaatcaattaatcaGTAATATTTATTAACCACTGCATGCTAGCTTAATGAAGGAGAACATATTTTAGAATACTGGGATAAGAAACAAGTCATTTAAATATGAACAAtcctatataattaataaatattattattttttactagtatttaattaataataatttatatttatatttataaaaaaattacatataaaaatatataatttatatttatatttattaaaatttatatacataaataaatataatttatatttttattttttaaaatttatacatataaattaataaaatttatttattaaaaataatttgaaatttatattgatcaaatgataataaaaaatattaaaaattactgtccaaaaatttttctttaaatatatACATGAGCAATATTGTTTCAGGTAAATATTACATCATTATTGTTGCAATGTAATGCATGAATAATAATATTTCCCAATTAATAGTAATTATTGTAATCACACACAGGTAAAAGATCCCGAAAAAAAGTTGATTACTTAATAAAATGGCAAAGTTGATTATCAATATCTTTTCTTTTACGGGGCAGAGAGTTTAGACTAACTTCTATCTCTAATGATGGAGTTTcaaaattaattgattaattaattataagaGGATCCGTCATATACATACCATGTGATAATACTTTAGTTATATTTGTGAATAATTTTTATGACTTCTAGATGTTCATATCAATGAGGTGGAATATTTTTAactcaataataaattttttcttttaaaattttaagttggcAAGAGAAGATAAATATacgaataattatatttctaacacattttttatatataactttttttaaCGTAGATTTTacagaatttttttctttttttttttatgtctgATGTTGATTTTTTTCATCTTTTGAAAAAAACAAGAATTGATATTTAAaccatttttattataaaaattttaattataaaagaagTATATGAGTAATTAGTTATATTTCTAATAAAGTGTAACATAAGATAAAAACGAACGAAATCGGTGGAATCATACGCAGGTGAGGCTTCCTATAATTGAGTtcgttttgaaatttttatttttctagaatTAATTGCAGTTGTACAAGGTTTTTCAAGACTAAAACCTGTTTAATATTCTGTTGGAGTCAACTGAACCAAAACTTGTAACACACTCGTTGAGAAATTCATGAAATTCTTCTCATCAGATTTAGTTAATACTTAATTGTTATAATTAAATAAAcccattaaaaaaattcattctgTGTTGAATTATTCAAGTTCAATACAATACTATGAAACTGTTTCTATATAATGCTGAAAGATGAGCTgagatttatatataatatttaaatatatgttgGGAATAAGCAGGCAACTTAAGTTTATATTATTATACGGGTCCATTTACtgtacagatttacagattttgATTTAAAAGCATAttactaaaagtgttgcttaaagagaaagtgttacccttaatcgttaacttggctctgataccaatttttaaagTCGTCTTTtctcgtctttttttttttaatttctttttcgaaatttctattaaCTCTTCGAATAATTTGCCAATTCATAATAAAAAGTATTGACCATattactagtatttataattctgatttttatagtttttcaatcttgttttagtttataatattcttttttgcatggattattgtatataaaatcttttatctgtttgtctttttctttaatataatttcttaaatcctcaaaaacttcttttatttctacactttctgttgtttctaaatatctttttaatttttcaacttcattttccattttttttaatagctttaattcttttaagtcataatatggttttccaggcatttataaattttttaagtttaactccaacttgtttatatttattcttatttctatcctttttattataaggtcatcaatttcgatctgaagattatttaattcccttttatactcctttattttactttttaattttttcgccattttcctttttattttattttctggtctttcaatctttgtatgcttcattatttatcttaaaatttttgcaaattctatcatcaattcattattattttctagagattctattaatttttctagctcttcgacttctctttttaacttgtcatagattatttttagagcttcaaatgctctttgatttatttcagaaaactgtaaataatttaaccgattttctctttcaaagagctattgtttcttgtcttgataagttacatatattttttctttatttattgtcataatttaatgtttagggtttcatttaattttttgaccttttttgttaattcttttatttcagaattttcttctttaatctttaacttggataaacttaaagggctattaattttagattctcttatttgaaaatttgatgaaactaattttcctgatggttcttttaataatagaactaggttttcaatagctttatattttggtatttctgtttttacaattttctgaaataattcatcaacataaattctttctctgtttttaaatattatactatgatggctatttgttaaagcataatttattgcatatgtaattgaaaaaggttcatcgtcttgttctattagattctttctatgaaatttataagccaaacttatagatcttccaaggttttcagttgataaaggtatagcatatccaagatgggcattgaatttaacatttacgtttgccaagtttccatgaacaattccaactatttgatctattgggtcatcagtaattcttttgtcacagattgctaagcttattggtgaattaattcctttcatatatgtagatttgattaagacttgtatagtactaatatgaatccatccaattttagatcttttttgttgatccttaattttctcaatctgtttactcaattcttcatcatttatcaaagctatttcaagttctccattggcggattttatctttataggggcttcaagttgaatttttccatagtatattatattttttctattaaaaacttcttttaaaagattttgtttattaaaattttcatttgatttgagatttaattctgtttttagaacagcctattttttattatctaataaagcagttaatctataataatcagattcttttgttaattctaagctttctaaataattcataactaagagattaggataaaggcgtacctttctggagaaaaacttcatttatttagtatattttacataagatgtttttatctccagaggggagattgtagat
Coding sequences within it:
- the LOC112802387 gene encoding U-box domain-containing protein 21 produces the protein MVLGWSRRRKNNNHKANGKPSMELVIPNHFRCPISLDLMKDPVTLSTGITYDRESVERWFDDGNFKCPVTNQIVKNFDMIPNHSLRMMIQDWCVENRQHGVERIPTPRIPISPTDVSDLLMQLKESSLRLEQFTCLELIQKMERWGAESERNKRIIVDNGAPAALASSFDSFAGDSVERNVGVLDEILSALKWMFPLQLEAQKSLGSIASLSCMVWFLKHQDLPGKEKSIVALKELLSFGDSNNVEALSKIEGVNELLVELVNKRISPTITKNSLRVIWYMVSSSKSECGEKMKISFVELGFVNTLLGVLIDSEKSICEKALAIFDCLCSSEKGRESSLGNDLTIPVLVKKVLRISSLSTDYSVSAIWKMCKFGERGDEEGKVLVEALQVGAFQKLLLVLQVGCGDSTKEKATELLKLMNPYRAELECIDSDFKNLKRSF